A window of Etheostoma spectabile isolate EspeVRDwgs_2016 unplaced genomic scaffold, UIUC_Espe_1.0 scaffold00018611, whole genome shotgun sequence contains these coding sequences:
- the LOC116681316 gene encoding protein furry homolog-like: protein MTGSDRLRFICDDVEVLMSPPPCSPSSSNNSAYIACKEPARGTFSGGSIKYTSIDRYCGPNTGNVHIIADLYAEVIGVLTQSKFQAVRKKFITELKELRLKEQSPYVVQSIISLIMGMKFFRVKMYPVEDFEASFQFMQVN, encoded by the exons ATGACTGGCTCTGATAGGTTGAGGTTCATCTGCGATGATGTTGAGGTGCTGATGTCACCGCCACCATGCTCCCCATCTTCATCCAACAACTCAGCATACATAGCGTGTAAGGAGCCAGCTCGTGGTACTTTCTCTGGGGGCTCG ATAAAATATACTTCAATTGACAGGTACTGTGGCCCCAACACTGGCAATGTACACATCATCGCAGACCTGTATGCTGAGGTCATTGGAGTCCTTACACAGTCAAA GTTTCAAGCAGTGAGGAAGAAGTTCATCACAGAACTGAAGGAGCTCAGGCTAAAAGAGCAGAGTCCCTATGTGGTCCAGAGCATCATCAGTCTCATCATGGGCATGAAGTTCTTCCGGGTGAAAATGTATCCTGTGGAGGATTTTGAGGCTTCTTTTCAGTTCATGCAGGtaaattaa